A stretch of Usitatibacter palustris DNA encodes these proteins:
- a CDS encoding MBL fold metallo-hydrolase: protein MIVVDYPFAEALPAPGEAIRVAEGVHWIRMPLPFALDHINLWLLEDGDGWTIVDTGLGVQATWDLWEKQFAGTMGGRPVKNIVVTHYHPDHLGSANWLVEKTCAPFWITLGEYLSGHAAHDDTAGFDRGTGIEFFRVNGLDTSRFPEKMRTANGYRRGVPSIPTSYRRMMHGDKLAIGGREWEVITVFGHAPEHAALYCASLNVLISGDQVLPRITTNVGVWGNQPESNPLALFLDSIGRFLPLPADARVLPSHDRVFHGLHERIAQLREHHAERLEKLAAACATPITAHEALPVLFKRTLDDHQLMFAMGEAIAHLHYLEQRGEVRRQVQADGIRRFVR from the coding sequence GTGATCGTCGTCGACTACCCTTTCGCCGAGGCGCTCCCCGCGCCCGGCGAAGCGATCCGCGTGGCCGAGGGCGTGCACTGGATCCGCATGCCGCTGCCGTTCGCGCTCGACCACATCAACCTGTGGCTGCTCGAGGACGGCGACGGCTGGACGATCGTCGACACGGGCCTCGGCGTCCAGGCCACCTGGGATCTCTGGGAAAAACAGTTCGCCGGCACGATGGGCGGGCGGCCCGTGAAGAACATCGTCGTCACGCACTACCACCCGGATCACCTGGGCAGCGCGAACTGGCTGGTCGAAAAGACCTGCGCGCCCTTCTGGATCACGCTCGGCGAATACCTCTCGGGCCACGCGGCGCACGACGACACGGCGGGCTTCGATCGCGGCACCGGCATCGAATTCTTCCGCGTGAACGGCCTCGACACCTCGCGCTTTCCCGAGAAGATGCGCACGGCCAACGGCTATCGTCGCGGCGTGCCGTCGATCCCGACGAGCTACCGGCGCATGATGCACGGCGACAAACTCGCCATCGGCGGCCGCGAGTGGGAAGTCATCACGGTTTTCGGGCACGCGCCCGAGCACGCCGCCCTCTACTGCGCGTCGCTCAACGTGCTCATCTCCGGGGACCAGGTGTTGCCGCGCATCACGACGAACGTGGGCGTCTGGGGCAACCAGCCGGAATCCAATCCGCTCGCACTCTTCCTCGACTCGATCGGGCGCTTCCTGCCGCTGCCGGCCGATGCCCGCGTGCTGCCCTCGCACGATCGCGTATTCCATGGATTGCACGAACGCATCGCGCAGTTGCGTGAGCACCACGCCGAACGCCTCGAGAAGCTCGCGGCCGCCTGCGCGACGCCGATCACCGCGCACGAGGCACTGCCCGTGCTGTTCAAGCGCACGCTCGATGACCACCAGTTGATGTTCGCGATGGGCGAGGCGATCGCCCACCTGCACTACCTCGAGCAGCGCGGCGAAGTCCGCCGGCAGGTGCAAGCCGACGGCATTCGCCGTTTCGTCCGCTAG
- a CDS encoding CHASE2 domain-containing protein — protein sequence MKLISRWNPKLSMHSLARIGLGLLVVFLFVAHEAEWLQMRFVQQLELIAYDSRLRLFMPNTMDTRVVILDIDEKSLAAEGRWPWSRNKLAVMIKQLFEHYKVKVVGFDVAFPEADPSSGLANLESISKGELKDNAEYNAWLQRSRMSLDYDALFAEEVKKYPVVLGFFLGGKADKAGELPQPTLASTDLPPTQFRHHLASGYSANIGILQKNATAAGHLYPALDFDGTTRRVPMLMRYEDGYYEAMSLAVLRTYLANAPLKIQTRTDGSGANAVGWITELQVGDLKIPLDDGMTALVPYRGATGTFRYVSATDVIRGKLGADELKDKIIIVGTSAQGLLDLRATPVREDFPGVEIHANLVGGFLDKTIKHKPAEVLAVSVLTLLLIGVPFAVFMPRMSALVATGVMVGLVILINAFNAYQWKSNNYVMPLAPPMLMLVLLYFINMAWGFFTEARSRRLITGLFGTYVPKELVAEMSKNPGEYSMRGESREMTVLFSDVRDFTSISEGLSPEALKDMMNTYLTSMTEVIQHRRGTIDKYIGDAIMAFWGAPLKDTDHATNALEAAMEMQKAIRKLDEDFAKKGWPPLHIGVGLNCGVMNVGDMGSRFRRAYTVLGDAVNLASRLEGLTKEYGVKVLVSGNMVDTVQTYVYREIDKVRVKGKLEGVKIFEPVGKIGEVGETTLKELDEFHKGVEYYRKQRWDDAEARMKNLAYANPDVKVYKLYLERIANLRQNPPAKDWDGVFVFTTK from the coding sequence GTGAAGCTCATCTCGCGCTGGAACCCGAAGCTCTCGATGCACAGCCTCGCGCGCATCGGGCTGGGCCTGCTCGTGGTCTTCCTCTTCGTGGCCCACGAGGCCGAATGGCTGCAGATGCGGTTCGTGCAGCAGCTCGAGCTCATCGCCTACGACTCGCGGCTGCGCCTGTTCATGCCGAACACGATGGACACGCGCGTCGTGATCCTGGACATCGACGAGAAGAGCCTTGCCGCCGAAGGCCGCTGGCCCTGGAGCCGCAACAAGCTCGCGGTGATGATCAAGCAGCTCTTCGAACACTACAAAGTGAAAGTGGTCGGGTTCGACGTCGCGTTCCCCGAAGCCGACCCGAGCTCGGGTCTCGCGAACCTCGAAAGCATCAGCAAGGGCGAGCTCAAGGACAACGCGGAGTACAACGCCTGGCTGCAGCGCTCGCGCATGAGCCTCGACTACGACGCGCTCTTCGCCGAGGAAGTGAAGAAGTATCCCGTGGTGCTCGGCTTCTTCCTCGGTGGCAAAGCGGACAAGGCGGGTGAGCTGCCGCAACCGACCCTTGCCTCGACGGACCTGCCGCCCACGCAATTCCGGCACCACCTCGCGAGCGGCTACAGCGCGAACATCGGCATCCTGCAGAAGAACGCAACGGCGGCCGGACACCTCTATCCCGCGCTCGACTTCGACGGCACCACGCGGCGCGTGCCCATGCTCATGCGCTACGAGGACGGCTACTACGAAGCCATGTCGCTCGCGGTGCTGCGCACCTACCTCGCCAACGCGCCGCTGAAGATCCAGACGCGCACCGATGGCTCGGGCGCGAACGCGGTCGGGTGGATCACCGAGCTCCAGGTGGGTGATCTCAAGATTCCGCTCGACGACGGCATGACGGCCCTCGTTCCCTACCGCGGCGCGACGGGCACCTTCCGCTACGTCTCGGCGACCGACGTGATTCGCGGCAAGCTCGGCGCCGACGAGCTCAAGGACAAGATCATCATCGTCGGCACCTCCGCGCAGGGCCTGCTCGACTTGCGCGCCACGCCCGTGCGCGAGGACTTCCCCGGCGTCGAGATCCACGCGAACCTCGTCGGCGGCTTCCTCGACAAGACCATCAAGCACAAGCCCGCGGAAGTGCTCGCGGTCTCGGTGCTCACCCTCCTGCTGATCGGCGTGCCCTTCGCGGTGTTCATGCCCCGCATGAGCGCGCTGGTGGCGACCGGCGTGATGGTGGGCCTGGTGATCCTCATCAACGCGTTCAACGCCTACCAGTGGAAGTCGAACAACTACGTGATGCCGCTGGCGCCGCCGATGCTGATGCTGGTGCTGCTCTACTTCATCAACATGGCGTGGGGCTTCTTCACGGAAGCGCGCTCGCGGCGCCTCATCACGGGCCTGTTCGGCACGTACGTGCCCAAGGAGCTCGTCGCGGAGATGAGCAAGAACCCGGGCGAGTACTCGATGCGCGGCGAATCGCGCGAGATGACCGTCCTCTTCTCCGACGTGCGCGACTTCACCTCGATCTCCGAGGGCCTCTCCCCGGAGGCGCTGAAGGACATGATGAACACCTACCTCACGTCGATGACGGAGGTGATCCAGCACCGGCGCGGGACGATCGACAAGTACATCGGCGACGCGATCATGGCCTTCTGGGGCGCGCCACTGAAGGACACCGACCACGCCACCAACGCGCTCGAGGCCGCGATGGAGATGCAGAAGGCGATCCGCAAGCTCGACGAGGACTTCGCGAAGAAGGGCTGGCCGCCGCTGCACATCGGCGTGGGCCTCAACTGCGGCGTGATGAACGTGGGCGACATGGGCTCGCGATTCCGTCGCGCGTACACCGTGCTGGGCGACGCCGTGAACCTCGCCTCGCGCCTCGAGGGTCTCACCAAGGAGTACGGCGTGAAGGTCCTCGTCTCCGGGAACATGGTCGACACCGTGCAGACGTACGTCTACCGCGAGATCGACAAGGTGCGCGTGAAGGGCAAGCTCGAGGGCGTGAAGATCTTCGAGCCGGTGGGCAAGATCGGCGAAGTGGGCGAGACCACGCTGAAGGAGCTCGACGAGTTCCACAAGGGCGTGGAGTACTACCGCAAGCAGCGCTGGGACGACGCCGAGGCGCGAATGAAGAACCTCGCTTACGCGAACCCCGACGTGAAGGTCTACAAGCTCTACCTCGAGCGCATCGCCAACCTGCGCCAGAACCCGCCGGCGAAGGACTGGGACGGCGTGTTCGTCTTCACGACCAAGTGA
- a CDS encoding AAA family ATPase encodes MKFQGTDTYVADDDLKLAVNAAITLQRPLLIKGEPGTGKTLLAEEVARSLGKPLYQWHIKSTTKAQQGLYEYDAVSRLRDSQLGDARVGDIANYIVKGVLWQAFDSKEQAVVLVDEIDKADIEFPNDLLRELDRMEFYVYETQQTVTATHRPIIIITSNNEKELPDAFLRRCFFHYIRFPDKDTMQAIVDVHYPGIKKRLVQAAMEVFFDIREMPGLKKKPSTSELLDWLKLLLAEDIPPEALRSEGHQASIPPLYGALVKNEQDVHLFEQLLFLQRRGRT; translated from the coding sequence ATGAAATTCCAGGGCACCGATACCTACGTCGCCGATGACGACCTGAAGCTCGCGGTCAACGCGGCCATCACCCTCCAGCGCCCCTTGCTCATCAAGGGCGAACCGGGCACCGGCAAGACCCTCCTCGCCGAGGAAGTGGCCCGTTCCCTGGGCAAGCCGCTCTACCAGTGGCACATCAAGTCCACGACCAAGGCTCAGCAGGGCCTGTACGAATACGACGCCGTTTCGCGGTTGCGCGATTCCCAGCTGGGTGACGCGCGCGTGGGCGACATCGCCAACTACATCGTGAAGGGCGTGCTCTGGCAGGCGTTCGACTCGAAGGAACAGGCCGTGGTGCTCGTCGACGAGATCGACAAGGCCGACATCGAGTTCCCCAACGACCTGCTGCGCGAGCTCGACCGGATGGAGTTCTACGTCTACGAGACGCAGCAGACCGTGACGGCCACGCACCGCCCGATCATCATCATCACCTCGAACAACGAGAAGGAGCTGCCGGACGCATTCCTGCGCCGCTGCTTCTTCCACTACATCCGCTTCCCCGACAAGGACACGATGCAGGCGATCGTCGATGTCCACTACCCGGGCATCAAGAAGCGGCTCGTGCAGGCGGCGATGGAAGTCTTCTTCGACATCCGCGAGATGCCCGGCCTCAAGAAGAAGCCTTCGACCTCCGAGCTCCTCGACTGGCTGAAGCTCCTCCTCGCCGAGGACATTCCTCCGGAAGCCCTGCGCAGCGAAGGCCACCAGGCTTCGATCCCGCCGCTGTATGGCGCGCTCGTGAAGAACGAGCAGGACGTGCACCTCTTCGAGCAACTGCTGTTCCTGCAGCGCCGCGGTCGAACCTGA
- a CDS encoding ATP-binding protein: MNPALRVRLLGTPAFEAGGEPLACPSQKAVWLAAYLFMKREAVARPRLATLLWGGAGQRLELGSLRVALTKLPAPVSACLEIGRDRIGVARDASFELDVDGFIADCASSSSDAHERAIAGYGELLQGVPGDAAPEFSDWLLAERTRLRALAHGVHLKLAQRLHAQGSTSRARAVADAWLRQEPASEAMHRLLMEWLAQGGNNDQALAHYEVYRRARAVAHGAPPSDEMSAYAERLRQGRATAGREPPARIAAATSFIGRTEELAELRGLLADPSCRLVTIHGMGGVGKTRLAVAIADLEAEAFPGGIHVIALDGVREPRLFAQTVARGCGLQPAGSADPLDLAASWLRDRTALLILDNLEHLLGESGDDPQSIPAQVAALLRGTGARVKVLATSREPLRLQEEWLYALDGLAFPPEGADPTEAQSFAAVQFFAQRARQAYTGFSLPAELPSVTRLCTLLEGLPLGLELAASWVRNVPCAEIAASLATRAAQLKSFHVNRAARHNSLAAVVAYSWERLSAEQREALEGLSALVGSFPREAAGQVAHASVRALSSLAEKSLLQAAGNGRWHLHEVVRQFAWEPPDTMAKSLATRHAAILKRRDAYYRSVLGDAQATLAGEGEADALAQLELDAPNIRATWQSLAQEADTEALDAAAPAWFEFLECRCFFAEGIGAAERWLDAAQRAGHAPSAERARLMLGTFRRFASDNAGALDALTRCVSALESLDAPRDLARARAALAFTLLLAGRLDEAREQCDKARAGAEAGGDRTLIAAACRTQGLIAVHSGHLEEGRELERRALEMAVETGKPTLRAAAHNNLAMAENHLGNYAAAQAGYESALGCWRELHATANIGRAMHNLGVVATRMEDHSTALERYRAALDVLRKAGDRNLIALNLMSTGDALVRLGRPADARSPLEQALAIAERHGYMLPGLDARIVLAQAALALGETHAAASHLSAAFDGAQKHHFKNVLGDALVTAARLALALDASASATALDWSAGVARDPEISRGVRSDALRLIEDLTASREIPEGSGGVDERIAAARKLVEGARR; this comes from the coding sequence ATGAACCCGGCCCTGCGCGTCCGCCTGCTCGGAACGCCCGCCTTCGAGGCCGGTGGCGAACCCCTGGCCTGCCCGTCCCAGAAGGCGGTCTGGCTCGCGGCCTACCTTTTCATGAAGCGGGAAGCCGTGGCCCGCCCGCGCCTGGCGACCCTTCTCTGGGGCGGAGCCGGTCAGCGCCTGGAGCTGGGCAGCCTCCGGGTTGCGCTCACCAAGCTGCCCGCCCCGGTATCCGCGTGCCTGGAGATCGGTCGCGACCGGATCGGCGTGGCGCGCGATGCAAGCTTCGAGCTCGACGTGGATGGCTTCATCGCCGATTGCGCATCCTCGTCCAGCGACGCGCATGAGCGCGCGATCGCCGGCTACGGCGAGCTGCTGCAAGGCGTGCCCGGCGATGCGGCGCCCGAATTCTCCGACTGGCTTCTCGCCGAGCGAACCCGCCTGCGCGCGCTTGCGCACGGTGTGCACTTGAAGCTCGCGCAGCGTTTGCACGCGCAGGGATCCACCTCGCGAGCGCGCGCGGTCGCCGATGCCTGGCTTCGCCAGGAGCCGGCGTCGGAAGCGATGCACCGCCTGCTGATGGAATGGCTCGCGCAAGGCGGCAACAACGACCAGGCGCTTGCGCACTACGAGGTCTATCGCCGCGCGCGCGCCGTGGCCCACGGCGCTCCTCCCTCCGACGAGATGTCGGCGTATGCGGAGCGCTTGCGGCAAGGCCGCGCGACGGCGGGCCGCGAGCCGCCCGCGCGTATTGCCGCCGCGACTTCCTTCATCGGCCGCACGGAGGAACTCGCCGAGCTGCGCGGACTACTCGCTGACCCGTCATGCCGCCTGGTCACGATCCATGGCATGGGCGGCGTGGGCAAGACGCGCCTCGCCGTTGCGATCGCCGACCTCGAGGCCGAGGCATTCCCCGGGGGCATCCATGTCATCGCGCTCGATGGCGTTCGCGAGCCGCGGCTCTTCGCGCAAACGGTCGCGCGCGGTTGCGGCCTCCAGCCCGCGGGCTCGGCCGATCCGCTCGATCTGGCCGCGAGCTGGCTGCGCGATCGCACGGCCCTCCTGATCCTCGACAACCTCGAGCACTTGCTGGGCGAATCCGGCGACGATCCACAGTCCATCCCGGCACAGGTCGCCGCTCTCCTGCGCGGCACCGGCGCGCGCGTGAAGGTCCTCGCCACGTCGCGCGAGCCGCTGCGCCTGCAGGAGGAATGGCTCTACGCGCTCGATGGCCTCGCATTCCCGCCCGAAGGCGCGGACCCGACCGAGGCACAGTCCTTTGCCGCGGTGCAGTTCTTCGCGCAGCGTGCGCGCCAGGCCTACACCGGCTTCTCGCTCCCGGCGGAGCTTCCCAGCGTCACACGGCTGTGCACGCTTCTCGAAGGATTGCCGCTCGGGCTGGAGCTCGCGGCGAGCTGGGTTCGCAACGTGCCGTGCGCCGAGATCGCCGCCTCGCTCGCCACGCGGGCCGCGCAGCTCAAGAGCTTCCACGTCAATCGCGCCGCGCGGCACAACTCGCTCGCCGCCGTCGTGGCGTATTCGTGGGAGCGGCTGTCGGCAGAGCAACGCGAAGCCCTCGAAGGTCTCTCCGCCCTCGTGGGTTCGTTTCCGCGCGAAGCCGCCGGCCAGGTCGCTCACGCCAGCGTGCGCGCCCTTTCATCGCTCGCGGAAAAATCTCTCCTGCAGGCGGCGGGCAATGGTCGCTGGCACCTGCACGAGGTGGTGCGGCAATTCGCATGGGAACCACCGGACACGATGGCCAAGTCGCTCGCCACCCGGCACGCCGCGATTCTCAAACGCCGCGACGCGTACTACCGGAGCGTGCTCGGCGACGCGCAGGCGACATTGGCGGGCGAAGGCGAAGCCGATGCGCTTGCGCAACTCGAGCTCGACGCCCCCAACATCCGCGCGACGTGGCAATCGCTGGCCCAGGAGGCGGACACCGAGGCGCTCGATGCCGCCGCACCCGCGTGGTTCGAATTCCTCGAATGCCGCTGCTTCTTCGCCGAAGGCATCGGCGCGGCCGAACGCTGGCTCGATGCTGCGCAACGCGCGGGGCATGCGCCATCGGCCGAACGCGCCCGCCTGATGCTGGGAACCTTCCGGCGCTTCGCCTCGGACAACGCCGGCGCGCTCGACGCCCTCACCCGCTGCGTCTCCGCGCTCGAATCGCTTGATGCGCCGCGGGACCTCGCGCGGGCCCGTGCTGCCCTCGCCTTCACGCTCCTTCTCGCGGGCCGGCTCGACGAAGCGCGCGAACAGTGCGACAAGGCGCGCGCAGGAGCCGAGGCCGGTGGCGACCGCACGCTCATCGCCGCCGCCTGCCGCACGCAGGGCCTGATCGCCGTGCACTCGGGGCACCTCGAGGAAGGCCGCGAGCTCGAACGGCGCGCGCTCGAGATGGCGGTTGAAACCGGCAAGCCCACGCTGCGCGCGGCGGCGCACAACAACCTCGCGATGGCCGAGAACCATCTCGGCAACTACGCGGCGGCGCAAGCCGGCTACGAAAGTGCGCTCGGTTGCTGGCGGGAGTTGCATGCCACCGCGAACATCGGCCGCGCGATGCACAACCTGGGCGTCGTGGCCACGCGCATGGAAGATCATTCGACGGCGCTCGAGCGTTACCGCGCCGCACTCGACGTCCTGCGCAAGGCCGGCGACCGCAACCTGATCGCGCTGAACCTGATGTCCACGGGCGACGCCCTGGTGCGCCTGGGCCGCCCCGCCGACGCGCGCTCGCCCCTCGAACAGGCGCTCGCGATCGCCGAGCGTCACGGCTACATGCTCCCCGGCCTCGACGCGCGCATCGTGCTCGCGCAGGCTGCCCTCGCACTCGGTGAAACGCACGCAGCTGCCAGCCACCTCTCCGCGGCATTCGATGGCGCGCAGAAGCATCACTTCAAGAATGTGCTCGGCGACGCACTGGTCACGGCCGCGAGACTCGCGCTCGCGCTCGATGCCAGCGCCTCGGCCACGGCCCTGGACTGGAGCGCCGGTGTCGCTCGTGATCCGGAAATCTCGCGAGGCGTTCGCAGCGATGCGCTGCGGCTCATCGAGGACCTCACCGCTTCCCGCGAGATTCCCGAAGGCTCCGGAGGCGTTGACGAGCGCATCGCCGCCGCCCGCAAGCTCGTGGAAGGCGCGCGGCGCTGA
- a CDS encoding glycosyltransferase family 39 protein yields the protein MRRVRSPYVWFALPLAFVLGAWLRIDQLSNQVLIEDEWHPVHQVIYYSWLHVFGSFGNADYSIPLTAWYYALANAVGVSELDLRIPPLMAGIYAVVLIPWWLRRSFDTRAIAILGFLLAVSPFLISYSRIARSYALTLLGVYAALWCLQCAIRNAPEFRWCYGVAYSVLCGLVAWAHPITGPLLVAPLAFLAWGVWRGNGIRWATLVKLTALAGVCMAVFVLPPLLHDPAALAGKSGRDQIGVDTIVGAWHLWIGTGSSAVAAIALVLAALGIGTAVRRSHIVRWVVAGATLTVVALFVTQPWWINQPLAFGRYLLAVVPVVLLAIALGMLRVGDGIRRLWRGRAAPRPAASLLALPVALLAWWPTSPHPDLLHEPNSYTQHSYFQLDYRVERNPVRKFLPTLPKSGLWNAIAAAPPESLTIAVAPFRYATYEWPAPYWELIGHQRVIPAFLWGTCEATRYGEVPPDSRFRFQNAVHVSSEADLLGKQVAYLAYFKGKAGLSEPLPKCEAWMRTRFGPPHFEDEVLAIWDLGN from the coding sequence ATGCGCCGGGTCCGCAGTCCGTATGTGTGGTTCGCTTTGCCGCTCGCATTCGTGCTGGGCGCCTGGCTGCGCATCGACCAGCTTTCCAACCAGGTCCTGATCGAGGATGAGTGGCATCCGGTCCACCAGGTCATCTACTACTCCTGGCTCCACGTCTTCGGCTCTTTCGGAAACGCCGACTACAGCATCCCGCTCACGGCGTGGTACTACGCGCTCGCCAATGCCGTCGGGGTGAGCGAGCTCGATCTGCGTATCCCGCCCCTGATGGCCGGCATCTATGCCGTGGTGCTGATCCCCTGGTGGTTGCGCCGGTCATTCGACACGCGCGCGATCGCGATCCTCGGGTTCCTGCTCGCGGTCTCGCCCTTCCTCATCTCGTACTCGCGCATCGCGCGTTCTTATGCCCTGACGCTGCTCGGCGTGTACGCGGCGTTGTGGTGCTTGCAGTGTGCGATTCGGAATGCGCCCGAATTCCGGTGGTGCTATGGCGTTGCGTACAGCGTCCTTTGCGGGCTGGTCGCCTGGGCTCATCCGATCACGGGGCCGCTATTGGTCGCACCACTCGCCTTCCTCGCGTGGGGTGTGTGGCGCGGGAATGGCATTCGCTGGGCAACGCTCGTGAAGCTCACGGCCCTTGCAGGCGTTTGCATGGCGGTCTTCGTACTGCCGCCGCTGCTGCACGACCCCGCGGCGCTCGCCGGCAAGTCCGGGCGCGACCAAATCGGGGTCGATACGATCGTCGGGGCCTGGCACCTCTGGATCGGGACGGGATCGTCCGCGGTGGCCGCGATTGCGTTGGTGCTGGCCGCGCTGGGCATCGGCACGGCGGTGCGTCGCTCGCACATCGTCCGTTGGGTGGTCGCCGGCGCGACGCTCACCGTCGTGGCGCTCTTCGTGACGCAGCCCTGGTGGATCAACCAGCCGCTCGCGTTCGGCCGCTACCTGCTGGCGGTCGTGCCGGTGGTGCTGCTTGCCATCGCGTTGGGAATGCTCCGCGTGGGCGACGGGATCCGCCGCCTGTGGCGCGGGCGCGCGGCACCGCGTCCTGCCGCGAGCCTGCTGGCCCTTCCCGTCGCCTTGCTCGCGTGGTGGCCGACGTCGCCGCACCCCGATCTTCTGCATGAACCCAATTCCTACACGCAGCATTCGTACTTCCAGCTCGACTACCGCGTTGAGCGCAACCCCGTCCGGAAATTCCTGCCCACACTCCCGAAATCGGGCCTGTGGAACGCGATCGCGGCAGCGCCACCCGAGTCACTCACCATCGCCGTGGCGCCGTTTCGGTACGCGACGTACGAGTGGCCCGCGCCGTATTGGGAGCTGATCGGCCACCAGCGCGTGATCCCGGCATTTCTCTGGGGAACGTGCGAAGCGACCCGGTACGGAGAGGTTCCGCCCGATTCACGCTTCCGGTTCCAGAACGCGGTTCACGTTTCGAGCGAGGCGGACCTGCTCGGCAAGCAGGTGGCCTACCTCGCGTACTTCAAGGGCAAGGCCGGCCTGAGCGAGCCGTTGCCCAAGTGCGAGGCGTGGATGCGGACCCGTTTCGGCCCGCCGCACTTCGAGGACGAGGTTCTGGCGATCTGGGACCTGGGCAACTGA
- a CDS encoding vWA domain-containing protein, translating to MLFDFFFTVRKAGVPASVKEFLVLLEALDKGVIYGSVDDFYTLSRLCLVKDEAYFDRFDLAFAQYFKGVQAIPDALLKDIPGDWLRKMTERWLSDEEKARIEALGGWDKLMETLRQRLEEQKDRHQGGSKWIGTAGTSPFGAYGYNPEGIRIGQATGRNRRAVKVWDQREFRDYDTDRELGVRNAKIALRRLRRFARQGAPEVLDLDGTIRSTAKNAGWLDLKIVPKLHNAVKVLLLLDVGGTMDDHVQVVEELFTAAKSEFKHLEHYYFHNCVYESVWKDNRRRQNRVPTVELMRKYGHDYKLILVGDAAMSPYELEQEGGSVEHWNDEAGHVWIERLLRTWRHAAWLNPTAEEHWRWTTSTLNIQRLMENRMYPVTVSGLERAMKELA from the coding sequence GTGCTGTTCGATTTCTTCTTCACCGTGCGGAAGGCCGGCGTGCCCGCGAGCGTGAAGGAGTTCCTCGTGTTGCTCGAGGCGCTCGACAAGGGCGTGATCTACGGAAGCGTCGACGATTTCTACACGCTCTCGCGCCTGTGCCTCGTCAAGGACGAGGCCTACTTCGATCGCTTCGACCTCGCCTTCGCGCAGTACTTCAAGGGCGTGCAGGCGATTCCCGACGCGCTGCTGAAGGACATCCCCGGCGACTGGCTGCGCAAGATGACCGAGCGCTGGCTGAGCGACGAGGAGAAAGCGCGCATCGAGGCGCTCGGCGGCTGGGACAAGCTCATGGAGACGCTGCGCCAGCGGCTCGAGGAACAGAAGGACCGGCACCAGGGCGGATCCAAGTGGATCGGCACCGCCGGCACGTCACCCTTCGGCGCCTACGGCTACAACCCGGAAGGCATCCGCATCGGGCAGGCCACCGGACGCAACCGGCGCGCGGTGAAGGTCTGGGACCAGCGCGAGTTCCGCGATTACGACACCGATCGCGAGCTGGGCGTGCGCAACGCCAAGATTGCGCTGCGCAGGCTGCGCCGTTTTGCGCGACAAGGCGCGCCGGAAGTGCTCGACCTCGACGGCACGATCCGCTCGACGGCGAAGAACGCCGGGTGGCTCGACCTCAAGATCGTCCCGAAGCTGCACAACGCGGTGAAGGTGCTGTTGCTCCTCGACGTGGGCGGCACGATGGACGACCACGTCCAGGTGGTCGAGGAACTCTTTACCGCGGCCAAGAGCGAGTTCAAGCACCTCGAGCACTACTACTTCCACAACTGCGTGTACGAAAGCGTGTGGAAGGACAATCGCCGCCGCCAGAACCGCGTGCCGACGGTCGAGCTCATGCGCAAGTACGGCCACGACTACAAGCTGATCCTCGTCGGCGATGCGGCGATGAGCCCCTACGAGCTCGAGCAGGAGGGCGGCAGCGTCGAGCATTGGAATGACGAGGCGGGGCACGTCTGGATCGAGCGGCTGCTGCGCACCTGGCGGCACGCCGCGTGGCTCAATCCCACGGCTGAAGAGCATTGGCGCTGGACCACGAGCACCCTCAACATCCAGCGCCTGATGGAGAACCGCATGTATCCTGTGACGGTCTCAGGTCTCGAACGCGCCATGAAGGAACTGGCGTAA